A genomic stretch from Cardiocondyla obscurior isolate alpha-2009 linkage group LG10, Cobs3.1, whole genome shotgun sequence includes:
- the LOC139105999 gene encoding putative leucine-rich repeat-containing protein DDB_G0290503 isoform X1 produces the protein MDDNGTYFPNFTDSIEQDCEVKSDKMKDSHVLLKQKMCKTHDLIKQYCEKVKQMDHLKSNLETAKKEAKHTISNYKSAMDKVRELELKITENKLNSEKLMNEINKYKIRTDADQQTIQQLTSKIKNLENEHSAKTIEHELQKSSMEEKIKSLEQTAKKFKTPTKDTSKQKKRGKNKISADFDIVNSDIDKKSTSDIGINVSLCDLALKPKCEVEDKCIMTDEFYNIKHDPHPLFCAKCEDHLPPDLTLEKICRTMNTYPKLIEKDLSPVKRIHSPCSLSNTYSDSINKNEDGLSKTSIPYPNPYGTYNESIVESLNSKLKSESRLLSMPICENNELKNVDISRIPVVANLSSNNFSTIPATLTLSQNRNYTKEEPCPNDLLINHSSSIKQMERKLQLLETKVKKFRRLKRIDNNSCCRRNINCKDNFSLNSKFISIICKSVAEYYDKKMESCSKNKRNINSNKCTCCIKNRMVKKKEQLNESDVCKNTFSCKVESDEEHQIQDTCYNKIENATNSFSDINKSNTSFNSIDESYKRNFGLRQQSALHTVPKVAVKDNSCVSNDEICTSNDPFYNNSVKLDVHETKTETTFLCNNENSTDGIDEKIINFNADTREIKNKDQTVHENKSSEICANDNLLRKNNIDSTDMDIQLCTRTKIKEISLSKNENPTEYNGGKMINVSTTENRIKEQISTIHKSKVTDRILKKCRNLKRKTQGQLQIKKQENTESDYSSDYNITPKKLRIENENDGADCSLKNISLKNNFDTQTEFENKQESNKLSSYDYQPGKKLRIAHIPKPPILKSNIEENIFTHNKIKYMATWMTQISNRNKVSKTQKNNLLKEEKNIYLINKCNEINVKCNETNKINEKDSNLSKDCLQNIKTLFDINAEHTSEFKKPNDALVENIIYKNVSMDKKEETSNDNTKNLLCNIANNTANNLEIKKCLLPSKTSIPTKSQFNTFDKNSDNKIAETVETKKDDQLIRSIDNLDHINEALGNENHKISKDAVSNGYQLNASEVNKSNNNSDNVSSKLSETLQSPRSPSPIDTVANNYKNDTINESLEKIKSVDEQKETCINNEAAGIRTNETLSRDICLNQQKKDIDISNHNVQEIDEMSNVTPVAKLLTYINQKQSKKCKISCQQKIYIRNITDKFVIEQIRKFINSDWEDAAHDDVIQKLGNTCGPRIIAKCIVIFLLKEVDHDEPLDKSFTPPAPMMTIYEQKIIALLVNLEVLRPTVIYFVQASIEFNLFRLNTEAKNFHLGQVASLTRIYVVLSRIQKDREKIRMMCCNALYSMGLKSITVLYTVLTSWPEVLPNAETNKGLLPKCIAFLVNSLQIENCTKFQKPSLQKLNSLKNYISIYYKYDRDTTYDIVGELMTALKAKRIDGLDTAILLIAKRKGLSWTYENIISSFLLPMIIKNEHSCIYSAFSLLGRLLRVFSPQEENIVQPIIEQLCDLIKSGQGSHDQQQGIISALLSLSKKKFDVIAPFVIQWTPTKSLRPAVNTQLQAFINSRNSKFWKNYLTRLNIDITSLNECNRK, from the exons ATGGATGACAATGGCACATATTTTCCCAATTTCACAGACAGTATT GAACAAGATTGCGAGGTTAAGAGTGATAAAATGAAAGACTcacatgtattattaaaacagaaaatgtgtAAAACACA tgatttaattaagcaatattgtgaaaaagtaaaacaaatggatcatttaaaatctaatttgGAAACTGCAAAAAAAGAAGCCAAGCACACAATATCTAATTATAAGTCTGCAATGGATAAAGTAAGAGAGCTGGAACTT aaaattacagaaaataaactaaacagtgaaaaattaatgaatgagataaataaatataaaatacgtacAGATGCAGATCAACAGACTATACAACAATtaacaagtaaaataaaaaacttagaGAACGAACATTCTGCTAAAACTATAGAACACGAATTGCAAAAGTCAAGCATGGAAG aaaaaattaaaagcctAGAACaaactgcaaaaaaatttaaaacgccAACAAAAGATACTagcaaacaaaaaaagagaggaaaaaataagatttcTGCCGATTTTGACATAGTTAATTCAGATATAG ataaaaaatcaACCTCGGATATTGGTATTAATGTATCATTGTGTGATCTTGCGTTAAAACCAAAATGCGAAGTCGAAGACAAATGTATTATGACtgatgaattttataatataaaacatgatCCACATCCATTATTTTGTGCGAAATGTGAGGATCATTTGCCTCCTGATTTGACTCTTGAAAAAATATGCAGAACTATGAACACATATCCAAAATTGATTGAAAAAGATTTATCTCCTGTAAAAAGGATTCATTCGCCGTGTTCATTATCCA atacATACTCAGactcgataaataaaaatgaagatGGTCTCTCTAAAACGTCTATACCATATCCGAATCCATATGGTACATATAATGAATCGATAGTTGAATCTTTAAATTCAAAGTTAAAGTCTGAATCAAGACTACTATCGATGCCtatttgtgaaaataatgaattaaaaaatgtggATATTTCACGTATACCAGTCGTAGCCAATTTATCTAGTAATAATTTCAGTACGATTCCTGCAACACTTACTTTATctcaaaatagaaattatacaAAAGAAGAACCTTGCCCGAACGATTTACTGATAAATCATTCTTCGTCCATTAAACAAATGGAAAGAAAACTTCAGTTATTAGAaactaaagtaaaaaaattccgAAGACTGAAGAGAATAGACAACAATTCTTGTTGCCGtcgtaatataaattgcaagGATAACTTTTCGTTAAATTCGAagtttatttctataatttgtAAAAGTGTGGCAGAATATTACGACAAGAAAATGGAGTCTTgttctaaaaataaacgaaatattaattcgaacAAATGTACATgctgcattaaaaatagaatggtaaaaaagaaagaacaattGAACGAAAGTGATGTATGTAAAAACACATTTTCGTGCAAAGTTGAAAGTGATGAAGAGCATCAAATACAAGATACgtgttataataaaatcgaaaatgCTACGAATTCATTCtcagatataaataaatccaaTACGTCTTTTAACAGTATTGATGAATCTTATAAAAGAAACTTCGGTCTTCGTCAACAAAGTGCATTGCATACAGTTCCAAAAGTCGCAGTTAAAGATAATTCATGTGTAAGTAATGATGAAATATGTACGAGTAACGAtcctttttataataatagtgTAAAACTCGATGTGCACGAAACAAAAACTGAAACGACATTCTTatgtaataatgaaaattctACTGATGGTATTGATgagaaaattatcaattttaatgcAGACacaagggaaataaaaaataaggatCAAACTGTGCATGAAAATAAGAGCAGTGAAATATGTGCCAATGATAATctcttaagaaaaaataacatagATAGTACCGATATGGATATTCAATTATGTACacgtacaaaaattaaagaaatatctctgtctaaaaatgaaaatcccACTGAATATAATGGTGGAAAAATGATTAATGTTAGTACCACAGAAAATAGgataaaagaacaaatttcTACTATACATAAAAGTAAAGTTACCGACCGCATATTAAAGAAATGtcgaaatttaaaaagaaagacgcaGGGACAGTtacaaataaagaaacaagaaaatacTGAATCAGATTATAGCTCCGACTATAATATAACaccaaaaaaattacgaattgAAAATGAAAACGATGGTGCAGATTGctcgttgaaaaatataagtttaaaaaataattttgacacacaaacagaatttgaaaataaacaagaaagtaataaattaagttcTTATGATTATCAACcaggaaaaaaattacgaattgCACATATTCCGAAACCACCAATTCTTAAATCAAACATCGAAGAGAATATATTCACacataataagataaaatatatggCTACTTGGATGACTCAAATAAGTAATAGaaataaagtttcaaaaactcagaaaaataatttattaaaagaagaaaaaaacatttatttaataaataaatgtaatgaGATAAACGTCAAGTGTAACGAAACAAATAagattaatgaaaaagattcaaatttatcgaaagattgtcttcaaaatattaaaactttatttgaTATCAATGCTGAACATACTTCTGAGTTTAAAAAACCTAATGACGCTTTagttgaaaatataatttataaaaatgtgtcaatggataaaaaagaagagacgagCAATGATAATACGAAAAACCTATTAtgtaatattgcaaataatacagcgaataatttagaaattaaaaaatgtttacttcCATCGAAAACAAGTATTCCTACTAAATCgcaatttaatacttttgatAAAAACTCTGATAACAAGATTGCTGAAACAGTTGAAACTAAAAAAGACGATCAATTAATCAGATCGATAGATAATTTAGATCATATTAATGAAGCACTTGGAAAtgaaaatcataaaatatcaaaagatGCAGTTTCAAATGGCTATCAATTAAATGCATCTgaagtaaataaaagtaataataacagTGATAATGTATCAAGTAAATTAAGCGAAACTTTGCAGTCACCGAGATCACCATCACCGATTGATACCGTTgccaataattataaaaatgatactATAAACGAATCTCTTGAGAAGATAAAAAGTGTGGACgaacaaaaagaaacttgTATTAACAACGAAGCAGCTGGGATACGAACTAACGAAACTCTGAGCAGAGATATATGCTTGAACCAACAGAAAAAAGATATCGATATTTCTAATCATAATGTCCAGGAAATAGATGAAATGTCAAATGTTACGCCAGtggcaaaattattaacgtacaTTAATCAAAagcaaagtaaaaaatgtaaaatatcatgtcagcaaaaaatatatattcgtaaCATAACAG ACAAATTTGTAATAGAACAAAtacgaaaatttataaacagTGATTGGGAAGATGCAGCACACGACGatgtaatacaaaaattagGAAATACCTGCGGACCTCGTATCATAGCCAA atgcattgtgatttttttattgaaggAAGTTGACCATGATGAACCTCTTGATAAATCATTTACTCCTCCAGCACCAATGATGACGATATATGAGCagaaaattattgcattattaGTCAATTTGGAAGTATTGCGACCAACGGtgatttattttgtacaaGCCTCCATCGAATTCAATCTATTTAGACTTAACACGGAAGCAAag AATTTTCACTTGGGTCAAGTTGCTTCGCTCACACGGATTTACGTCGTCTTGTCACGTATTCAAAAGGACAGAGAAAAAATACGCATGATGTGTTGCAATGCTCTTTACAGCATGGGCCTTAAATCAATAACAGTTTTATATACTGTATTGACAAGCTGGCCCGAAGTTCTACCAAACGCCGAGACTAACAAag GATTGTTACCAAAGTGCATAGCCTTTCTCGTTAACTCGTTGCAAATTGAGAATTGCACAAAGTTTCAGAAGCCATCTctacagaaattaaattcattaaaaaattatatatcgatatattataaatatgatcGAGACACAACATACGATATTGTTGGAGAACTCATGACTGCTCTCAAAG CTAAACGGATTGATGGCTTAGATACGGCCATTCTACTTATTGCAAAGAGAAAAGGGCTGTCTTGGacatatgaaaatattatttcttcttttctattaccaatgattattaaaaatgagcATTCCTGTATATATAGTGCATTTTCTTTActcg gAAGACTTCTGCGAGTATTCTCACCacaagaagaaaatattgttCAGCCCATCATTGAACAGCTTTGCGATCTCATTAAATCTGGCCAAG gTTCACATGATCAACAACAAGGCATTATTTCTGCGTTGCTTAGCCTCTCTAAAAAGAAGTTTGACGTTATTGCACCGTTCGTGATACAATGGACGCCGACTAAATCTTTGAGACCCGCTGTTAATACACAGTTACAAGCGTTTATCAATTCACGTAATTCAAAATTTTGGAAGAATTATTTAACACGTCTTAATATTGATATCACTTCCTTGAATGAATGTAATCGGAAGTAA
- the LOC139105999 gene encoding putative leucine-rich repeat-containing protein DDB_G0290503 isoform X2, producing the protein MLFEQDCEVKSDKMKDSHVLLKQKMCKTHDLIKQYCEKVKQMDHLKSNLETAKKEAKHTISNYKSAMDKVRELELKITENKLNSEKLMNEINKYKIRTDADQQTIQQLTSKIKNLENEHSAKTIEHELQKSSMEEKIKSLEQTAKKFKTPTKDTSKQKKRGKNKISADFDIVNSDIDKKSTSDIGINVSLCDLALKPKCEVEDKCIMTDEFYNIKHDPHPLFCAKCEDHLPPDLTLEKICRTMNTYPKLIEKDLSPVKRIHSPCSLSNTYSDSINKNEDGLSKTSIPYPNPYGTYNESIVESLNSKLKSESRLLSMPICENNELKNVDISRIPVVANLSSNNFSTIPATLTLSQNRNYTKEEPCPNDLLINHSSSIKQMERKLQLLETKVKKFRRLKRIDNNSCCRRNINCKDNFSLNSKFISIICKSVAEYYDKKMESCSKNKRNINSNKCTCCIKNRMVKKKEQLNESDVCKNTFSCKVESDEEHQIQDTCYNKIENATNSFSDINKSNTSFNSIDESYKRNFGLRQQSALHTVPKVAVKDNSCVSNDEICTSNDPFYNNSVKLDVHETKTETTFLCNNENSTDGIDEKIINFNADTREIKNKDQTVHENKSSEICANDNLLRKNNIDSTDMDIQLCTRTKIKEISLSKNENPTEYNGGKMINVSTTENRIKEQISTIHKSKVTDRILKKCRNLKRKTQGQLQIKKQENTESDYSSDYNITPKKLRIENENDGADCSLKNISLKNNFDTQTEFENKQESNKLSSYDYQPGKKLRIAHIPKPPILKSNIEENIFTHNKIKYMATWMTQISNRNKVSKTQKNNLLKEEKNIYLINKCNEINVKCNETNKINEKDSNLSKDCLQNIKTLFDINAEHTSEFKKPNDALVENIIYKNVSMDKKEETSNDNTKNLLCNIANNTANNLEIKKCLLPSKTSIPTKSQFNTFDKNSDNKIAETVETKKDDQLIRSIDNLDHINEALGNENHKISKDAVSNGYQLNASEVNKSNNNSDNVSSKLSETLQSPRSPSPIDTVANNYKNDTINESLEKIKSVDEQKETCINNEAAGIRTNETLSRDICLNQQKKDIDISNHNVQEIDEMSNVTPVAKLLTYINQKQSKKCKISCQQKIYIRNITDKFVIEQIRKFINSDWEDAAHDDVIQKLGNTCGPRIIAKCIVIFLLKEVDHDEPLDKSFTPPAPMMTIYEQKIIALLVNLEVLRPTVIYFVQASIEFNLFRLNTEAKNFHLGQVASLTRIYVVLSRIQKDREKIRMMCCNALYSMGLKSITVLYTVLTSWPEVLPNAETNKGLLPKCIAFLVNSLQIENCTKFQKPSLQKLNSLKNYISIYYKYDRDTTYDIVGELMTALKAKRIDGLDTAILLIAKRKGLSWTYENIISSFLLPMIIKNEHSCIYSAFSLLGRLLRVFSPQEENIVQPIIEQLCDLIKSGQGSHDQQQGIISALLSLSKKKFDVIAPFVIQWTPTKSLRPAVNTQLQAFINSRNSKFWKNYLTRLNIDITSLNECNRK; encoded by the exons ATGTTGTTT GAACAAGATTGCGAGGTTAAGAGTGATAAAATGAAAGACTcacatgtattattaaaacagaaaatgtgtAAAACACA tgatttaattaagcaatattgtgaaaaagtaaaacaaatggatcatttaaaatctaatttgGAAACTGCAAAAAAAGAAGCCAAGCACACAATATCTAATTATAAGTCTGCAATGGATAAAGTAAGAGAGCTGGAACTT aaaattacagaaaataaactaaacagtgaaaaattaatgaatgagataaataaatataaaatacgtacAGATGCAGATCAACAGACTATACAACAATtaacaagtaaaataaaaaacttagaGAACGAACATTCTGCTAAAACTATAGAACACGAATTGCAAAAGTCAAGCATGGAAG aaaaaattaaaagcctAGAACaaactgcaaaaaaatttaaaacgccAACAAAAGATACTagcaaacaaaaaaagagaggaaaaaataagatttcTGCCGATTTTGACATAGTTAATTCAGATATAG ataaaaaatcaACCTCGGATATTGGTATTAATGTATCATTGTGTGATCTTGCGTTAAAACCAAAATGCGAAGTCGAAGACAAATGTATTATGACtgatgaattttataatataaaacatgatCCACATCCATTATTTTGTGCGAAATGTGAGGATCATTTGCCTCCTGATTTGACTCTTGAAAAAATATGCAGAACTATGAACACATATCCAAAATTGATTGAAAAAGATTTATCTCCTGTAAAAAGGATTCATTCGCCGTGTTCATTATCCA atacATACTCAGactcgataaataaaaatgaagatGGTCTCTCTAAAACGTCTATACCATATCCGAATCCATATGGTACATATAATGAATCGATAGTTGAATCTTTAAATTCAAAGTTAAAGTCTGAATCAAGACTACTATCGATGCCtatttgtgaaaataatgaattaaaaaatgtggATATTTCACGTATACCAGTCGTAGCCAATTTATCTAGTAATAATTTCAGTACGATTCCTGCAACACTTACTTTATctcaaaatagaaattatacaAAAGAAGAACCTTGCCCGAACGATTTACTGATAAATCATTCTTCGTCCATTAAACAAATGGAAAGAAAACTTCAGTTATTAGAaactaaagtaaaaaaattccgAAGACTGAAGAGAATAGACAACAATTCTTGTTGCCGtcgtaatataaattgcaagGATAACTTTTCGTTAAATTCGAagtttatttctataatttgtAAAAGTGTGGCAGAATATTACGACAAGAAAATGGAGTCTTgttctaaaaataaacgaaatattaattcgaacAAATGTACATgctgcattaaaaatagaatggtaaaaaagaaagaacaattGAACGAAAGTGATGTATGTAAAAACACATTTTCGTGCAAAGTTGAAAGTGATGAAGAGCATCAAATACAAGATACgtgttataataaaatcgaaaatgCTACGAATTCATTCtcagatataaataaatccaaTACGTCTTTTAACAGTATTGATGAATCTTATAAAAGAAACTTCGGTCTTCGTCAACAAAGTGCATTGCATACAGTTCCAAAAGTCGCAGTTAAAGATAATTCATGTGTAAGTAATGATGAAATATGTACGAGTAACGAtcctttttataataatagtgTAAAACTCGATGTGCACGAAACAAAAACTGAAACGACATTCTTatgtaataatgaaaattctACTGATGGTATTGATgagaaaattatcaattttaatgcAGACacaagggaaataaaaaataaggatCAAACTGTGCATGAAAATAAGAGCAGTGAAATATGTGCCAATGATAATctcttaagaaaaaataacatagATAGTACCGATATGGATATTCAATTATGTACacgtacaaaaattaaagaaatatctctgtctaaaaatgaaaatcccACTGAATATAATGGTGGAAAAATGATTAATGTTAGTACCACAGAAAATAGgataaaagaacaaatttcTACTATACATAAAAGTAAAGTTACCGACCGCATATTAAAGAAATGtcgaaatttaaaaagaaagacgcaGGGACAGTtacaaataaagaaacaagaaaatacTGAATCAGATTATAGCTCCGACTATAATATAACaccaaaaaaattacgaattgAAAATGAAAACGATGGTGCAGATTGctcgttgaaaaatataagtttaaaaaataattttgacacacaaacagaatttgaaaataaacaagaaagtaataaattaagttcTTATGATTATCAACcaggaaaaaaattacgaattgCACATATTCCGAAACCACCAATTCTTAAATCAAACATCGAAGAGAATATATTCACacataataagataaaatatatggCTACTTGGATGACTCAAATAAGTAATAGaaataaagtttcaaaaactcagaaaaataatttattaaaagaagaaaaaaacatttatttaataaataaatgtaatgaGATAAACGTCAAGTGTAACGAAACAAATAagattaatgaaaaagattcaaatttatcgaaagattgtcttcaaaatattaaaactttatttgaTATCAATGCTGAACATACTTCTGAGTTTAAAAAACCTAATGACGCTTTagttgaaaatataatttataaaaatgtgtcaatggataaaaaagaagagacgagCAATGATAATACGAAAAACCTATTAtgtaatattgcaaataatacagcgaataatttagaaattaaaaaatgtttacttcCATCGAAAACAAGTATTCCTACTAAATCgcaatttaatacttttgatAAAAACTCTGATAACAAGATTGCTGAAACAGTTGAAACTAAAAAAGACGATCAATTAATCAGATCGATAGATAATTTAGATCATATTAATGAAGCACTTGGAAAtgaaaatcataaaatatcaaaagatGCAGTTTCAAATGGCTATCAATTAAATGCATCTgaagtaaataaaagtaataataacagTGATAATGTATCAAGTAAATTAAGCGAAACTTTGCAGTCACCGAGATCACCATCACCGATTGATACCGTTgccaataattataaaaatgatactATAAACGAATCTCTTGAGAAGATAAAAAGTGTGGACgaacaaaaagaaacttgTATTAACAACGAAGCAGCTGGGATACGAACTAACGAAACTCTGAGCAGAGATATATGCTTGAACCAACAGAAAAAAGATATCGATATTTCTAATCATAATGTCCAGGAAATAGATGAAATGTCAAATGTTACGCCAGtggcaaaattattaacgtacaTTAATCAAAagcaaagtaaaaaatgtaaaatatcatgtcagcaaaaaatatatattcgtaaCATAACAG ACAAATTTGTAATAGAACAAAtacgaaaatttataaacagTGATTGGGAAGATGCAGCACACGACGatgtaatacaaaaattagGAAATACCTGCGGACCTCGTATCATAGCCAA atgcattgtgatttttttattgaaggAAGTTGACCATGATGAACCTCTTGATAAATCATTTACTCCTCCAGCACCAATGATGACGATATATGAGCagaaaattattgcattattaGTCAATTTGGAAGTATTGCGACCAACGGtgatttattttgtacaaGCCTCCATCGAATTCAATCTATTTAGACTTAACACGGAAGCAAag AATTTTCACTTGGGTCAAGTTGCTTCGCTCACACGGATTTACGTCGTCTTGTCACGTATTCAAAAGGACAGAGAAAAAATACGCATGATGTGTTGCAATGCTCTTTACAGCATGGGCCTTAAATCAATAACAGTTTTATATACTGTATTGACAAGCTGGCCCGAAGTTCTACCAAACGCCGAGACTAACAAag GATTGTTACCAAAGTGCATAGCCTTTCTCGTTAACTCGTTGCAAATTGAGAATTGCACAAAGTTTCAGAAGCCATCTctacagaaattaaattcattaaaaaattatatatcgatatattataaatatgatcGAGACACAACATACGATATTGTTGGAGAACTCATGACTGCTCTCAAAG CTAAACGGATTGATGGCTTAGATACGGCCATTCTACTTATTGCAAAGAGAAAAGGGCTGTCTTGGacatatgaaaatattatttcttcttttctattaccaatgattattaaaaatgagcATTCCTGTATATATAGTGCATTTTCTTTActcg gAAGACTTCTGCGAGTATTCTCACCacaagaagaaaatattgttCAGCCCATCATTGAACAGCTTTGCGATCTCATTAAATCTGGCCAAG gTTCACATGATCAACAACAAGGCATTATTTCTGCGTTGCTTAGCCTCTCTAAAAAGAAGTTTGACGTTATTGCACCGTTCGTGATACAATGGACGCCGACTAAATCTTTGAGACCCGCTGTTAATACACAGTTACAAGCGTTTATCAATTCACGTAATTCAAAATTTTGGAAGAATTATTTAACACGTCTTAATATTGATATCACTTCCTTGAATGAATGTAATCGGAAGTAA